The sequence CCTGGGCAACTCGAATAGCTGTATCCAGTTGCCATCAGGATCCTCGATGTATGCCCAGTTTGCGTCTGGCTCCTCGGCCACGTCCGAGACAGGCTCATGACCCTTCTTCTTGAGGTACTTGAGCGCCTTGTCCAGATTTCGGACTTCGAAGGTGAGATAGTCCAGCTCGTCCCCCTTCTTGAACGGCCCAGCCACCGGACTTCTGTCCGAATACCAATTGAGCGTCAGGACATGCCCGGTGCTTTCGCTCTGCAGGCCAGCGGTCTCGCCCTTGGTGAACGGAATCTCCGAGCGGCCCAAGAACTTCATACCCAGGACCTCCGTGTAGAAACGGATCGAACGGTCGAGGTCCTGAACGCGAATTCCCGTGAACGAGAACATGAACTTCATGGCCGACCGAATGGCTATGGATGATTAAGTCCTAACGATGGAACGGGAACCTTGTCCCGCCTCGCGATTGGCGATAATCGTCATTCCCATGCTTCAATCGGCCGTCTTTCTCAAATAACCTTTTAATAAGGTCACGGATTCACACACGGGGGTAGGACATGGAAGAAGTTGTACTGGCAAGTGCAGTTCGGACAGCCGTCGGTAAGTTCGGCGGGACGCTGAAGGATATCAATGCGCCTCAACTTGGCGGGTATGCAATCGCAGAGTCCATCAAGCGGGCAGGAATCGAGGGCAAGGACATCCAGGAAGTGATAATGGGCAACGTGGTCTCCGCGGGTCTCGGTCAGAATCCAGCAAGGAGGGCTATGATATTTGCGGGCCTTCCGTACGAGATTGGCGCCTTCACGATCAACAAGGTCTGCGGCTCGGGACTCAAGGCGGTGATGATCGCGGCGG comes from Candidatus Thermoplasmatota archaeon and encodes:
- a CDS encoding VOC family protein; this encodes MKFMFSFTGIRVQDLDRSIRFYTEVLGMKFLGRSEIPFTKGETAGLQSESTGHVLTLNWYSDRSPVAGPFKKGDELDYLTFEVRNLDKALKYLKKKGHEPVSDVAEEPDANWAYIEDPDGNWIQLFELPR